In one window of Nicotiana tabacum cultivar K326 chromosome 12, ASM71507v2, whole genome shotgun sequence DNA:
- the LOC107810718 gene encoding uncharacterized protein LOC107810718, whose product MKKRTTSSFSSSTIVLLFHFLALLFMALLTFTPETSENTQKQASKRRKKQQIKQQKEKQKQPSSWDQFKNLLTCKQIENSTVHDPASKNSKLGSCSSICSFRDVVHGNTRVVHRADNSPESSSLGQETRLLNKNKTSHHHGQSSSSSRSLARSNGSASSTYTTTSSSRGMQFRKLSGCYECHMIVDPSRYPLPRSTICACPECGEVFPKIESLEHHQAVRHAVSELGPEDSSRNIVEIIFKSSWLKKENPICKIERILKVHNTKRTIQRFEDCRDAVKIHAVATGKKNPRCAADGNELLRFYCTSLTCSLGARGSSSLCGSVPSCGVCTLIRHGFQGSKTSGVRTTASSGRAHDCLGSGIAKRRAMLVCRVIAGRVKQPAKDVAASPTMEEETCSSSASGLLTNGSAIYDSVAGYAGIYSNLEELYVFNPRAILPCFVVIYEALES is encoded by the exons ATGAAGAAGAGAactacttcttctttttcttcttcaacaatagttcttctttttcattttctagCTCTACTTTTTATGGCACTCTTAACTTTTACACCAGAAACATCAGAGAATACCCAAAAACAAGCTTCTAAAAGGAGGAAAAAACAACAAATTAAACAGCAGAAGGAGAAACAAAAGCAACCATCTTCATGGGATCAATTCAAGAACTTATTGACTTGCAAACAAATTGAAAACTCAACAGTTCATGACCCTGCATCCAAGAATTCCAAGTTGGGTTCTTGCAGTTCCATTTGTAGTTTCAG GGATGTTGTACATGGAAATACAAGAGTGGTACACAGAGCTGATAATTCACCAGAAAGTAGCAGTTTAGGTCAAGAAACTCGTCTTCTAAACAAGAATAAAACTTCTCATCATCATGGCCAATCATCATCATCTTCGAGGTCTCTTGCTAGATCAAACGGTAGTGCTAGTTCCACGTATACTACTACTTCTTCTTCAAGAGGAATGCAATTTCGAAAGCTTTCTGGATGTTATGAGTGCCACATGATAGTTGATCCTAGCAG gTACCCTTTACCAAGGTCAACCATATGTGCATGCCCTGAATGTGGAGAAGTTTTCCCAAAAATTGAGAGCTTGGAACATCATCAAGCTGTTAGGCATGCtg TGTCAGAGCTGGGTCCAGAAGATTCAAGTCGAAACATAGTGGAGATAATCTTCAAATCAAGCTGGCTCAAGAAGGAGAACCCAATCTGCAAGATCGAACGGATATTAAAAGTCCACAATACCAAACGCACGATCCAACGGTTCGAGGACTGCAGGGACGCCGTAAAGATACATGCGGTCGCCACAGGCAAGAAAAACCCAAGATGCGCCGCGGACGGAAATGAGCTACTTAGATTTTACTGCACGAGCCTTACGTGCTCTCTCGGCGCACGTGGCTCGTCCAGCTTATGCGGCTCCGTACCTAGTTGCGGAGTTTGCACTCTCATACGTCACGGGTTCCAGGGAAGCAAAACTAGTGGGGTCCGCACTACTGCTAGCAGTGGACGGGCCCACGACTGCCTAGGTAGCGGCATCGCCAAACGTAGGGCAATGTTGGTGTGTAGGGTTATTGCCGGAAGAGTTAAGCAACCGGCGAAAGATGTGGCGGCTTCACCAACGATGGAGGAGGAAACTTGTTCTAGCTCTGCTTCTGGCTTGCTGACAAATGGCTCAGCCATATACGATTCTGTAGCCGGGTACGCGGGGATCTACTCGAATCTTGAGGAATTATACGTATTTAATCCAAGGGCAATACTTCCATGCTTTGTCGTGATATACGAAGCGTTGGAATCTTAG